In the genome of Terriglobia bacterium, one region contains:
- a CDS encoding OmpA family protein: MPAKPMLDDIELQQVQKIDAEESEAVSRHSVPALDGDFLQDLGRRAVRIELNGVLTGPEAAGGLKKLREKFQGTEPVPFVADIATATQVDQMLIEELNVRELAGKPERFEYAVALLEFIPPPPPAVAPPPQPPPPPPQVDKATLVVEVIVDGQPNFDFSTVTVSADGPQSGGTRTTRVLTNRNNNEWTQTDLPAGQYTAQAVVSAPQAMSGSAGATLQNGQTTRVTIHLTPGAVIAQMFVVTFAMDKAFIEPCMREVLRDAAEFARNNPTAKLLISGNTDQVGSPGVLTNSDPYNQSLSERRARAVFAYLTFGRDRTGAVAEWQQLRQHQTVSHPTIQDNWDLHQVQYMLQDLEFYPGIIDGQDGPLTREAIRAFRCHVGLPPGTTMDDPTWEELIKAYLGQDSLNVLESQFFSNCPGEILKWTGVASQDPVVNVHAAKRQNRRVELLFVHATQLPCQIPQPDTFNLPAAGAVNTSWCLGPGDVHHRACFVVPRLPPGGQPQGNEWLRQPVHPGTFTVQGTIVFDDGTPYAQKNFVLIAPDGTNKADERSTGEPVPARTDANGAFQFADLPFGVYILEVRHEVSGHRVPVLARLQEEDDSAARGSIVCKEMNADTDRLNVVILHDPVLREIRVPVVVHMMTALHPLTRAVRTCPSAGGPPERQATAHTDAEIRAAFDAANQIWRQARIHFELNDADIAHETYSFRTECEVDDAEFEILLDRAADSLPGVLNVFFFGDLAGNGEAGFGISVENGASQGIAGCAVGDRFQTTILGPPLSVALNADQTSQVLAHELGHYLNLDHVTDTPANAGRLMLPGTLAGDNRTLIQDEVDRARASQGAHDDCVPLTLSVSGAGVTRIGASLSNRFIAILGSAGPVTVDAHIPDRMIDPSVGTLTMTGGDAGANNLQRTVATDSVSGNRTVEVVATYTPAGGGQPVTRRVILLVSSFPELRVEGARRIGAANSTIFITEGSPTEVVTVHADLDPAPFAIPSDLIRWAGGNAVPDPQLHTVSRAAAAETVLSATIAGVTRSVTIRVFLIEAVAQATAAAQALTFVRFGIWDNAYDAVQNVRNNAAENDNFVGADKRKFHFRVSDPTAAGTQISLNWKTLTAGQGNDDAPAVQSLTLVELAPGSKVFVSKAVMLVTDDTDRDFPTHSGFTPPAPDAGLRNAGQSNHRTRRAAIDGFVRAEYSPSGGGIVSLTLPLFERRMRFSTSDSTDNVVPGVSTLTPAAMSGSVLGLNWSIHVGQSLTIDTGANQEEVAVTAVTATTFTARFANPHNGTASAFQIQGFMTRFSTSDSTDNVAPGISTLTPTAMSPLIRVGAALSIDAGINEEVVAVTAVAATTFTAVFTKPHNGTTAAFPISVIADERKRVSARVLRYLNGAFPALIPATDPEIANQFRHANRRWNQVGIQIDPQPTADRVIPAAAIDATGVYGGSANNPQEQAALGDLIPVTPDDTLTVVFVSLSAANAYSTTFPRVPIPLPAGGTVTLDNRHFVFINTGLNLENETLGHELHHVLFNRGDGAVPRQFFTFNTNAPLGFGIPLPDVKIYRRIQNFHTPDPDNDPNNNNVINWAKRLRTARFPIAGDLNPAADNTTGNRLAGDF, from the coding sequence ATGCCGGCCAAACCCATGCTCGATGACATCGAGCTACAACAGGTCCAGAAGATCGACGCGGAAGAGAGTGAAGCCGTCAGCCGCCATAGTGTGCCCGCGCTCGACGGCGACTTTCTTCAGGACCTGGGCCGGCGCGCGGTCCGCATTGAATTGAATGGCGTGCTCACCGGTCCCGAAGCGGCCGGCGGGTTGAAGAAGTTGCGGGAGAAGTTCCAGGGCACGGAGCCTGTGCCCTTTGTGGCCGATATTGCCACGGCCACGCAAGTGGACCAGATGCTGATCGAGGAACTCAACGTTCGTGAGCTGGCAGGGAAGCCCGAGCGCTTTGAGTACGCGGTGGCGCTGCTCGAATTCATTCCTCCACCGCCGCCGGCAGTGGCGCCGCCCCCGCAGCCTCCCCCTCCTCCGCCTCAGGTGGACAAAGCGACGCTGGTCGTGGAGGTCATCGTTGATGGCCAGCCAAACTTCGACTTCAGCACCGTAACAGTATCGGCAGATGGGCCCCAGAGCGGCGGGACGCGCACCACGCGCGTCTTGACCAATCGCAACAATAATGAGTGGACGCAAACAGATTTGCCGGCGGGCCAGTACACCGCTCAGGCAGTGGTCAGCGCGCCGCAGGCGATGTCCGGGTCGGCCGGCGCCACGCTGCAAAACGGGCAGACCACCAGGGTCACCATCCACCTTACGCCGGGCGCGGTGATTGCGCAGATGTTCGTGGTGACCTTCGCCATGGACAAGGCGTTTATCGAACCGTGCATGCGCGAGGTATTACGCGACGCGGCGGAGTTTGCCCGCAACAATCCGACCGCAAAACTGCTCATTTCCGGCAATACCGACCAAGTGGGTTCGCCGGGAGTGCTCACCAACAGCGATCCCTACAATCAATCTCTGTCAGAGCGCCGCGCCCGCGCCGTGTTTGCTTACCTGACGTTTGGACGTGATCGGACAGGCGCTGTGGCCGAATGGCAGCAGTTGCGCCAGCATCAGACTGTTTCGCATCCCACGATTCAGGACAACTGGGACCTGCACCAGGTCCAATACATGCTTCAGGACCTGGAATTCTATCCCGGCATTATCGATGGCCAGGATGGTCCTCTTACGCGCGAGGCCATCCGCGCTTTCCGTTGCCACGTGGGGTTGCCTCCCGGCACGACCATGGACGATCCGACATGGGAGGAACTGATCAAGGCCTATCTGGGCCAGGACTCGCTGAATGTCCTTGAAAGCCAGTTTTTTTCCAACTGCCCGGGAGAAATTCTGAAGTGGACGGGTGTTGCTTCCCAGGACCCGGTGGTGAACGTACATGCGGCCAAGCGTCAGAACCGCAGGGTCGAGTTGCTCTTCGTTCATGCAACCCAGCTTCCATGTCAGATTCCGCAGCCGGACACCTTCAATCTGCCCGCTGCTGGAGCGGTCAACACCAGTTGGTGCCTGGGGCCGGGAGACGTGCATCATCGGGCCTGCTTCGTGGTGCCGCGCCTCCCTCCAGGCGGCCAGCCCCAGGGCAACGAATGGCTTCGCCAACCCGTTCATCCCGGTACGTTCACGGTGCAGGGAACCATTGTTTTCGATGACGGGACCCCTTACGCGCAAAAGAACTTCGTCCTCATTGCTCCTGATGGAACCAACAAAGCAGACGAACGGTCCACCGGCGAGCCGGTGCCCGCGCGCACCGATGCGAACGGCGCCTTCCAGTTTGCCGATCTGCCGTTCGGCGTGTACATCCTGGAAGTGAGGCACGAAGTCAGCGGCCACCGGGTGCCTGTTCTGGCCCGGCTGCAGGAAGAGGATGACAGCGCGGCCCGTGGCTCCATTGTCTGCAAGGAAATGAACGCCGATACAGACCGGCTGAATGTTGTCATTCTGCACGATCCCGTTCTGCGCGAAATCCGGGTGCCGGTTGTGGTGCACATGATGACTGCATTGCATCCGCTGACACGCGCGGTGCGCACCTGCCCGTCGGCCGGCGGGCCCCCAGAGCGCCAGGCGACTGCCCATACCGACGCTGAAATCCGCGCCGCGTTTGACGCCGCCAACCAGATCTGGCGGCAGGCGCGCATCCATTTTGAGCTGAATGACGCCGACATCGCCCATGAGACCTATTCGTTTCGCACGGAATGTGAGGTAGACGACGCCGAGTTTGAAATTCTGCTGGACCGCGCCGCGGATTCCCTTCCGGGCGTGCTCAACGTTTTTTTCTTCGGCGACCTGGCGGGAAATGGCGAGGCCGGGTTCGGCATTTCTGTTGAGAACGGGGCCTCGCAGGGAATCGCGGGTTGCGCGGTGGGAGATCGTTTCCAGACCACGATTCTCGGCCCACCGCTGAGCGTTGCCCTGAATGCCGACCAGACGTCCCAGGTGCTGGCCCACGAACTGGGGCATTATCTCAATCTCGACCATGTTACCGACACTCCAGCCAATGCCGGACGCCTCATGCTTCCGGGTACGCTGGCAGGCGACAACCGCACCTTAATTCAGGATGAGGTGGACCGCGCCCGCGCTTCCCAGGGAGCGCATGATGATTGTGTGCCCCTCACGCTGAGCGTTTCCGGCGCGGGCGTGACCAGAATCGGGGCATCGCTCAGCAACCGCTTCATTGCGATTCTAGGTTCAGCCGGCCCGGTGACCGTGGACGCCCACATCCCAGACCGCATGATTGATCCGAGCGTGGGAACGCTCACCATGACGGGCGGCGATGCCGGCGCGAATAACCTCCAGCGGACAGTGGCCACAGATAGCGTGTCGGGCAACAGGACCGTGGAAGTGGTCGCTACTTATACGCCGGCGGGCGGGGGCCAGCCGGTGACCCGCCGGGTCATTCTTCTGGTTTCCAGCTTTCCGGAGTTGCGGGTGGAGGGCGCACGAAGAATAGGAGCGGCCAACAGCACCATCTTTATTACTGAAGGCTCGCCTACCGAAGTTGTAACCGTGCATGCGGACCTGGACCCAGCCCCCTTTGCCATACCCTCAGACTTGATCCGATGGGCGGGCGGCAATGCAGTTCCTGACCCGCAGTTGCATACGGTTTCCCGCGCCGCAGCGGCGGAAACCGTGTTAAGCGCAACGATCGCAGGAGTCACTCGCTCAGTTACGATCAGAGTGTTCCTCATTGAGGCAGTTGCGCAAGCCACAGCGGCGGCCCAAGCTCTGACATTTGTTCGCTTTGGGATTTGGGACAATGCCTACGATGCCGTTCAAAATGTAAGAAACAATGCGGCAGAAAATGACAACTTTGTAGGAGCTGACAAGCGCAAGTTCCATTTCCGTGTGTCCGACCCAACCGCGGCAGGCACGCAAATATCACTGAACTGGAAAACATTGACCGCAGGGCAGGGAAATGACGATGCGCCGGCGGTCCAATCATTGACGTTGGTTGAGCTGGCTCCGGGATCCAAGGTGTTTGTCTCAAAAGCCGTCATGCTCGTAACCGACGATACCGACCGTGACTTCCCAACCCACAGTGGATTTACGCCTCCCGCGCCCGATGCCGGGCTCCGGAATGCCGGGCAAAGCAACCATCGCACCCGACGCGCAGCTATCGACGGCTTCGTCCGCGCGGAATACTCACCTTCCGGTGGGGGTATTGTCTCTCTCACGTTGCCATTATTTGAGCGCAGGATGAGATTTTCGACTTCCGACTCGACCGACAATGTGGTGCCCGGTGTTTCTACCTTGACCCCGGCGGCCATGTCCGGAAGCGTTTTAGGGCTGAACTGGTCGATCCATGTGGGGCAATCGTTGACGATTGACACAGGCGCCAACCAGGAGGAGGTGGCAGTAACTGCAGTCACTGCGACCACATTTACGGCCAGGTTTGCCAATCCGCACAATGGAACAGCATCAGCGTTCCAGATTCAAGGCTTTATGACAAGGTTTTCCACTTCCGATTCCACCGATAATGTGGCCCCGGGAATATCTACGTTGACTCCTACTGCTATGTCGCCGTTGATCCGGGTAGGAGCCGCTTTAAGCATCGATGCCGGCATAAATGAGGAGGTGGTCGCAGTTACGGCAGTTGCAGCAACGACATTTACCGCCGTATTCACGAAGCCCCACAATGGAACCACCGCCGCATTTCCCATCAGCGTCATTGCCGACGAACGCAAGAGAGTAAGTGCACGCGTATTGAGGTATTTGAATGGGGCATTTCCAGCCTTGATACCTGCAACCGACCCGGAAATAGCCAATCAGTTCCGACATGCCAATCGGCGCTGGAATCAGGTTGGAATTCAGATTGATCCCCAGCCAACTGCTGATCGTGTTATACCGGCGGCAGCGATTGATGCTACTGGCGTGTATGGCGGCAGTGCAAACAACCCGCAGGAACAGGCTGCCCTGGGTGATCTGATTCCTGTCACGCCCGATGACACACTTACGGTAGTATTTGTCAGTCTCAGTGCCGCTAACGCTTATTCCACAACCTTTCCACGGGTGCCAATTCCGCTGCCCGCCGGCGGCACAGTAACTTTAGACAACCGCCATTTCGTGTTTATCAACACTGGTTTGAATTTGGAGAACGAAACATTAGGCCATGAGTTACACCATGTGCTATTCAATCGCGGGGACGGCGCGGTACCTCGCCAGTTTTTCACATTTAATACCAATGCTCCTCTCGGTTTCGGCATCCCTCTGCCTGACGTCAAAATTTACCGCCGTATTCAGAATTTTCATACTCCAGACCCGGATAACGACCCTAACAACAACAATGTCATCAACTGGGCCAAGCGGCTGCGGACGGCCCGGTTCCCAATCGCGGGTGATCTGAATCCGGCGGCCGACAATACGACTGGAAACCGGCTGGCTGGAGATTTTTAG